The Argopecten irradians isolate NY chromosome 16, Ai_NY, whole genome shotgun sequence genome window below encodes:
- the LOC138310614 gene encoding uncharacterized protein, whose protein sequence is MAVRGVYVLAILCVAFPAKGYTPHFHDYREMGTIDNSAIDEASGLAASRTHKNVLYTHNDSGGHNLIYAIDATNGHVLSTITISGAKSHDWEDIACGPCPDMSGHCIYIADTGGNYHGEANVLYKVEEPDHLHHTQTISVGHSDMIHFSWSESNCETIMVGRDAEIYLISKVAHGRGKFFHIPKSNWGRSSTVHVSSLATLDSYSSRNGPVGGDISPNGHEVIIKMLDYVLFWYIPHEDYAEGLKRNPQTLPYHRERQGESVCWDSHGNGYYTISEGSDPTLYYYDRID, encoded by the exons ATGGCGGTTAGAGGTGTTTATGTATTGGCTATATTGTGTGTAGCTTTCCCTGCCAAAGGTTaca CTCCCCATTTCCATGACTACCGAGAGATGGGTACCATCGACAATAGTGCTATTGATGAGGCTTCGGGACTAGCCGCTAGCCGCACCCATAAGAATGTTCTCTATACACACAACGACTCCGGGGGTCACAACCTCATCTACGCCATTGACGCGACTAATGGTCACGTGCTTTCTACAATCACCATAAGTGGCGCTAAGAGTCATGATTGGGAGGATATCGCTTGTGGACCCTGTCCAGATATGAGTGGTCATTGTATCTACATAGCAGATACGGGTGGAAACTACCACGGAGAGGCAAATGTATTATACAAAGTGGAGGAACCAGATCACCTACACCATACACAGACCATTTCAGTTGGACATTCGGACATGATACACTTTAG TTGGAGCGAAAGCAATTGCGAAACGATAATGGTTGGAAGAGATGCTGAAATTTATCTGATTTCTAAGGTTGCTCATGGACGTGGAAAGTTTTTTCACATTCCCAAATCTAACTGGGGTCGTAGTTCCACAGTTCACGTGTCAAGCTTAGCAACTCTTGATTCCTACTCCAGCCGTAACGGACCCGTAGGAGGGGACATATCTCCAAATGGTCACGAGGTCATCATCAAAATGCTTGACTACGTGCTCTTCTG GTATATTCCACACGAAGACTACGCGGAGGGCTTGAAAAGGAATCCGCAGACTCTGCCGTACCACAGAGAACGACAGGGTGAGTCTGTTTGCTGGGATTCTCACGGGAATGGATACTACACAATCAGCGAAGGCTCCGATCCAACACTCTACTATTACGATCGCATTGATTAA